A window of Stutzerimonas stutzeri genomic DNA:
AAGAGAAGGAGCGCCTCGCGGCGGCGGCCAAGGACATCCCGATCGTCTTCGCGGCCAACTTCAGTGTTGGCGTCAATCTCTGCCTCAAGCTGCTGGACACGGCAGCCCGGGTGCTGGGCGACGAGGTTGATATTGAGATCATCGAGGCGCATCACCGGCACAAGGTGGATGCACCTTCAGGTACCGCACTGCGCATGGGCGAGGTGGTGGCCGAGGCGCTGGGGCGTGATCTGCAAAAGGTCGCGGTGTACGGGCGCGAAGGGCAGACCGGGGCGCGGCAGCGCGACACGATCGGTTTCGCTACTGTGCGAGCCGGCGATGTGGTCGGTGATCACACCGTGCTGTTTGCAGCTGACGGCGAGCGCGTCGAAATCACCCATAAGGCCTCCAGTCGTATGACCTTCGCCAAGGGTGCGGTGCGTGCTGCGCTCTGGTTGGACGAGAAGCCGGCCGGCCTTTATGACATGCAGGATGTGCTTGGTCTGAAATGAGTTTTTGCGCCGCTCGGCAACGCCGTGCTCGTTCCGGGTGCGCTTGTCGGGCATTTTGGCTGGACCCTAAACAGGGTTTTCTGTAAGCTACTCGCTTTAGTGTGTCCACTAAAAGTTGCGCAGAAATGAATCAAACAAAAAGCGGGATGACCTTCACACGTCATCCCGCTTTTTTACAATCTGCGTCTGCTCCAGCCTTGATCTACGGGAGGTCTCTTGACTAAGCCAGCCCTTACGCCAGCCATTCTGGCTCTTGCCGATGGCAGCATCTTTCGCGGCGAATCCATCGGCGCCGATGGGCAAACCATTGGTGAGGTGGTGTTCAATACCGCCATGACCGGCTATCAGGAAATCCTCACCGATCCTTCCTACGCCAAGCAGATCGTAACCCTCACCTATCCTCACGTCGGCAACACCGGTACCACGCCGGAAGATGCCGAGTCCTGGAAAGTCTGGGCCGCCGGCCTGGTGATTCGTGACCTGCCGCTGATATCCAGCAACTGGCGCGACAAGCAATCGCTGCCTGACTATCTCAAGGCCAACGGCACCGTTGCCATCGCTGGCATCGACACCCGTCGTTTGACCCGCATTCTTCGAGAGAAGGGTGCGCAAGATGGCTGCATCCTTGCCGGAAGCGACGCGACTGAAGAAAAAGCGCTGGAGCTGGCGCGCAGTTTCCCTGGCCTCAAGGGCATGGATCTGGCTAAGGAAGTCAGCGTCAAGGAGCGCTACGAGTGGCGTTCCAGCGTCTGGTGTTTGAAGGATGACGGCCATGCCGAAATCCCGGCCAGCGAACTGCCTTATCACGTCGTCGCCTTCGACTACGGCGTGAAATACAACATCCTGCGCATGCTGGTTGCGCGTGGTTGCCGCGTCACCGTGCTGCCGGCGCAGACGCCTGCCAGCGAAGCCTTGGCGCTGAATCCGGACGGTATCTTCCTGGCCAACGGCCCAGGCGATCCCGAGCCGTGCGACTACGCGATCAAGGCGATTCAGGAAGTGCTTGAAACCGACATTCCTGTATTCGGCATCTGCCTGGGCCATCAGCTGCTGGCGCTGGCTTCCGGTGCCAAGACCGTGAAGATGCCCAACGGCCACCATGGTGCGAACCATCCGGTTCAGGACCTGAAGACCGGCGTGGTGATGATCACCAGTCAGAACCATGGCTTTGCCGTGGATGAGGCGAGCCTACCGGCCAATGTGCGCGCGACGCACAAGTCGCTGTTCGACGGCACCCTGCAGGGTATCGAGCGCACCGACAAGGTTGCCTTCAGCTTCCAGGGTCACCCCGAAGCGAGCCCGGGCCCGCACGACGTCGCGCCGCTGTTCGACCGTTTCATCGAAGCCATGGCCAAGCGCCGCTAAGCCTGTCGACTGACCAAAGGATTCGAGAGTAAGAAAATGCCAAAACGTACAGATATCAAAAGCATCCTCATCCTCGGCGCCGGCCCCATCGTCATTGGCCAGGCGTGCGAGTTCGATTACTCCGGTGCTCAGGCTTGCAAGGCTCTGAAAGAGGAAGGCTTCCGCGTCATCCTGGTGAACTCCAACCCGGCCACCATCATGACCGACCCGTCGATGGCCGACGCCACCTATATCGAGCCGATCAAGTGGGCCACCGTGGCCAAGATCATCGAGAAGGAGCGGCCCGACGCTCTGCTGCCAACCATGGGCGGCCAGACTGCGCTGAACTGCGCACTGGATCTGGAAAAACACGGCGTGCTGGAGAAGTTCGGCGTTGAGATGATCGGTGCCAATGCCGACACCATCGACAAGGCTGAAGACCGCTCGCGCTTCGACAAGGCGATGAAAGACATCGGCCTGGCCTGCCCGGTTTCCGGCATCGCCCACAACATGGAAGAAGCCTATGCGGTGCTGGAGAAGGTCGGCTTCCCCTGCATCATCCGTCCGTCCTTCACCATGGGCGGTACTGGCGGCGGCATTGCCTACAACCGCGAAGAATTTGAAGAAATCTGCGCCCGCGGTATCGATCTGTCGCCGACCAGCGAACTGCTGATCGACGAATCCTTGATCGGCTGGAAGGAATACGAGATGGAGGTGGTCCGCGACAAGAAGGACAACTGCATCATCGTCTGCGCCATCGAGAACTTCGACCCGATGGGCGTGCACACCGGTGACTCGATCACCGTGGCGCCAGCGCAAACCCTGACCGACAAGGAATACCAGATCCTGCGTAACGCATCGCTCGCGGTGCTGCGTGAGATCGGCGTGGAAACCGGCGGCTCCAACGTGCAGTTCGGCATCTGCCCGAACACCGGCCGTATGGTCGTGATCGAGATGAACCCGCGCGTGTCGCGTTCTTCGGCGCTGGCCTCCAAGGCCACCGGCTTCCCGATCGCCAAGATCGCCGCCAAGCTGGCGGTGGGTTACACCCTCGACGAGCTGAGCAACGACATCACCGGCGGTCGTACCCCGGCCTCGTTCGAGCCGGCCATCGACTACGTCGTGACCAAGATCCCGCGTTTCGCCTTCGAGAAATTCCCGAAAGCCGACGCCCGCCTGACCACCCAGATGAAGTCGGTCGGTGAAGTCATGGCCATCGGCCGCACCTTCCAGGAATCCCTGCAGAAAGCCCTGCGCGGTCTGGAAGTGGGCGTAGCCGGTTTCGATGAAAAACTCGACCTGGCCGATCCTGAAGCCGAGAGCACCCTACGCCGCGAGCTGACCGTGCCCAGCGCTGACCGTATCTGGTACATCGCCGATGCCTTCCGTGCGGGTAAAACCGTGGCTGATGTCTTTGCGCTGACCAATATCGATGAGTGGTTCCTGGTTCAGATCGAAGACTTGATCAAGGACGAAGAGCGCATCAAGACCCTGGCGCTGTCCAGCATTGATCGCGACTCGATGTACACGCTCAAGCGCAAAGGCTTCTCCGACATTCGCCTGGCCAAACTGCTGGGTGTGACCGAGAAGAACCTGCGCAGCCACCGTCACAAGCTCAAGGTGCTGCCGGTGTACAAGCGCGTCGACACCTGCGCTGCCGAGTTCGCGACCGACACCGCTTACCTGTACTCGACCTACGAGGAAGAGTGCGAGGCCAATCCGTCGAGCCGCGACAAAATCATGATCCTCGGTGGCGGTCCTAACCGTATCGGCCAGGGCATCGAGTTCGACTACTGCTGCGTGCACGCCGCCCTGGCGCTGCGTGAAGACGGCTACGAGACCATCATGGTCAACTGCAATCCGGAAACCGTCTCCACCGACTACGACACCTCTGATCGCCTGTACTTCGAGCCTGTGACCCTGGAAGACGTGCTGGAAATCGTCCGCGTCGAGCAGCCCAAGGGTGTGATCGTGCAGTACGGCGGCCAGACTCCGCTGAAAATCTGCCGCGCCCTGGAAGAAGCCGGCGTGCCAATCATCGGCACCAGTCCGGACGCTATCGACCGCGCCGAAGACCGTGAGCGCTTCCAACAAATGGTTCAGCGCCTTGGCCTGCGCCAGCCGGCCAACGCCACCGCGCGCAGTGAAGACGAAGCCCTGGCTCACTCCAAGACCATCGGTTACCCGCTGGTGGTGCGTCCGTCCTATGTGCTGGGCGGTCGGGCAATGGAAATTGTCTACCAGGAAGACGAGCTCAAGCGTTACATGCGCGAAGCGGTAAAAGTCTCCAACGACAGCCCGGTGCTGCTCGACCACTTCCTCAACTGCGCCATCGAAGTGGACGTGGATGCGGTGTGCGACGGCGAAACTGTGGTGATCGGCGCGATCATGCAGCACATCGAACAGGCCGGCGTGCACTCCGGTGACTCCGCCTGCTCGCTGCCGCCGTACTCGCTGCCGATGCACATCCAGGACGAGATCCGTGATCAGGTCAAGAAGATGGCCCTGGAGCTCAATGTGGTCGGCCTGATGAACGTGCAGATGGCTGTGCAGGGCGAGGACATCTTCGTCATCGAAGTGAACCCGCGTGCTTCGCGTACCGTGCCGTTTGTCTCCAAGTGCGTTGGCGTCTCGCTGGCCAAGGTGGCCGCGCGTGTCATGGCCGGCAAGACGCTCGAAGAAGCGGGTTACAGCGCCGAAATCATCCCGCCGTACTTCAGCGTCAAGGAAGCGGTGTTCCCGTTCGCCAAGTTCCCAGGCGTCGACCCGATCCTCGGCCCAGAAATGAAGTCCACCGGTGAAGTGATGGGCGTGGGCGATACCTTCGGCGAAGCCTTTGCCAAGGCCCAGTCGGGCGCTAGCGAAATCCTGCCGAATGCTGGTGTGGCCTTTATCAGTGTGCGTGACGACGACAAGCCGTTGGTAGCGGGTGTGGCGCGTGATCTGATTGGCCTGGGCTTTGAAGTGGTGGCCACTGCCGGCACTGCCAAGCTGATCGAGGCGGCGGGTCTGCCTGTGCGCCGCGTCAACAAGGTGACCGAGGGCCGTCCGCATGTGGTCGACATGATCAAGAATGACGAAGTCACCCTGATCATAAACACCACTGAAGGTCGTCAGTCGATCGCTGACTCCTATTCCATTCGTCGTAACGCCCTGCAGCACAAAATCTACTGCACCACCACCATCGCGGCGGGGCAGGCGATCTGTGAGGCGCTGAAATTCGGTCCCGAGAAGACCGTGCGCCGGCTGCAGGACCTGCATGCAGGAATCAACGCATGACTAAATACCCGATGACCGTCCAGGGCGCGCGCGCCCTGGAAGAAGAGCATGCGCACCTCACCAAGGTGGTGCGTCCTAAGCTCAGCCAGGATATTGGCACCGCGCGCGAGCTCGGTGACCTCAAGGAGAACGCCGAGTACCACGCTGCGCGCGAGCAGCAGGGCATGGTCGAGGCGCGTATCCGCGATATCGAAGGGCGTCTGCAGAATGCGGTGATCATCGACGTCACCACCATTGCCCATACTGGCAAGGTGATTTTCGGCACCACCGTGGAAATCGCCAATGTCGAGACAGATGAGCGAGTGACCTACCAGATCGTCGGTGACGATGAGGCGAATATCAAGCAGGGCAAGCTGTCGGTGAGTTCGCCGATTGCGCGCGCACTGATTGGCAAGGAAGAAGGCGACGTTGTGGCCGTCAAGACGCCCAGCGGCGTGATTGAGTACGAGATTGTCGAAGTCCGCCATCTCTGACCGGCAGCCCGCGCGGGCTGGCATCATCACCTGGCAACTGGCCCAGACGTTCTGGGTTGGTGGCTTGTGGTTGCTGCAGTTCATGGTGCTGCCCGCGCTTGGGCGCATCGGGCTGGCGCCGTTGCTGGTCGAGGAGATTGCCGGCAATCTGAGGCCATTGCTTGTCGGCTTTGCCGCGATCTGTGGTGCGCTGCAGGTGCTTGTATTGATTCAAGTGACGGGTTTGCACGGCTTGTGGCGCGACGTGCGTGGCCAGCTTTTGCTGGCAGTGATGCTGCTCGCGGGCAGTCAGTTGCTGATGCGAGCTGGCTGGTTCGAATCGCTCTACTGGGCCAGTTTCAGCTTTCTGGCCATGGCGCTTTGCGGACTGATGCTGGTACTGCAGCCGCCGCCCGGTCGCGAGCATTGAGAGGCGGCAGACTTGCGTCTGCCGCAAAACGATCTCAAGCCTGGAAGCGGTGAATGTTTGAAAGCTGTTTGTTCGGCTTCGGATTCTTGCGATACACCAATGCCATCTTGCCGATGGCTTGTACCAGCTCGCACTTGCCGTTCTTGCACAGCACTTCCATCAGAGCGCGACGATCTTCGCGCTCTGCGAGGCGGAACTGGATCTTGATCAGTTCGTGATCATTCAGGGCTCGCTCGAGTTCGGCTTGAACGCCTTCGGTCAGTCCGTTCTCGGCCACGATGAGAACCGGCTTCAGGTGGTGGCCGATGGATTTGTACTGTTTCTTTTGCTCGTTGGTGAGCGGCATATTTCGACCCTTGCGTCAGAAGCCTTGAAAACGGCGGCTAGTGTACCCGACAGGTTGAACGTCGCACAGGTAAGCCATCAGCTTGGCGCCTTTCGTCGTGCTGATGTTGCCGTGCCCAAGCCGTCATCTTCTCAGCCGACCAGTTTCGCGGAGCATCGGTTTGTGATCGCTGAGTGCTCTGGCGGACTTGTGATTCACAAGATGGCCCCAATATGAATGTAGGCGCGCATTAGCCCGCTGCGTTCACGCGTAAAAAACGCGAAATTTGTCGCGATGCTGGCACCGCGTTTTATCCTCGGGATATTCCGCGGCTCGTGATTCGACGTGCCTGGGAAGGGCGACGGGTATTGGAAAAGCGCACGCAAGGCGCTCTGCAAGTGGCGTGCGTGGTTAGATGCTTCACATGCAAGCAGAAGTGGCGCGGCGTTCGGTGCAAAATGCCATATCTGGCGGTCTATCAGACAGGCTTCAGTCGAATGGACGGCCCCGCGCTACAAGGGCTACGCTGTTTCATAGGGTTACAGACCGGCTGCCAGTTTCAGTACGTTGTGTAGTAAGTTAGGCCGAGCAACCAATCGGCCGTCATGCGGGCCTGCAGACAACGGGTTTGCTCCAGAGGGTAGTTAATTTGAACGACATGGCAAAAAACCTGATCCTGTGGCTGATCATCGCCGCCGTCCTGGTCACGGTGATGAACAACTTCTCCAGCCCGAGCGAGCCACAGACGCTGAACTACTCGGACTTCCTCGAGCAAGTCAAAGAAGGGCGCGTCGAGCGCGTGACTGTCGATGGCTTCGTCATCATCGGCAAGCGCAGCGAAGGCGATACCTTCAAGACCATTCGCCCGGCGATTCAGGACAACGGCCTGATCGGTGACCTGCTCGATAATAATGTGCTGATCGAAGGCAAGCAGCCCGAGCAGCAGAGCATCTGGACCCAGTTGCTGGTTGCGAGCTTCCCGATTCTCGTGATCATTGCCGTGTTCATGTTCTTCATGCGCCAGATGCAGGGCGGGGCGGGCGGCAAGGGTGGACCGATGAGCTTCGGCAAGAGCAAGGCGCGCCTGCTCTCGGAAGATCAGGTTAAAACGACCTTTGCCGATGTTGCTGGCTGCGATGAAGCAAAAGAAGAAGTCCACGAACTGGTTGAGTTCCTCCGCGACCCGGGCAAGTTTCAGCGCCTTGGCGGACGCATCCCGCGTGGTGTGCTGATGGTTGGCTCGCCAGGTACCGGTAAAACTCTTTTGGCGAAGGCAGTTGCTGGCGAAGCCAAGGTGCCGTTCTTCACCATTTCCGGTTCAGATTTTGTGGAAATGTTCGTCGGTGTCGGTGCATCCCGTGTGCGTGACATGTTCGAGCAAGCCAAGAAACACGCGCCTTGCATCATCTTTATCGATGAGATCGATGCCGTAGGCCGCCATCGTGGTGCGGGCATGGGTGGTGGTCATGACGAGCGTGAGCAGACTCTCAACCAGTTGCTGGTTGAGATGGATGGTTTCGAAATGAACGACGGCATCATCGTGATCGCTGCCACCAACCGTCCTGACGTGCTTGACCCTGCCTTGCTGCGTCCGGGCCGTTTCGACCGCCAGGTGGTTGTTGGCCTGCCGGATATCCGTGGTCGCGAGCAGATCCTCAAAGTACATATGCGCAAAGTGCCCATGGGTGAAGACGTTGCTCCGGCCGTTATTGCGCGCGGTACGCCGGGCTTTTCCGGTGCCGACTTGGCTAACCTGGTCAACGAGGCTTCGCTGTTTGCTGCCCGTGCCGGTAAGCGTGTGGTCGAGATGAAAGAGTTCGAGCTGGCCAAAGACAAGATCATGATGGGCGCCGAGCGCAAGTCCATGGTCATGTCGGAAAAGGAGAAGCTCAATACGGCTTACCATGAGGCAGGTCATGCCATCGTTGGTCGGGTGGTTCCCGAGCATGATCCCGTTTACAAGGTGTCTATCATTCCGCGTGGTCGGGCGCTCGGCGTCACCATGTTCTTGCCGGAAGAAGACCGTTACAGCCTCTCGAAACGCGCACTGATCAGTCAGATATGCTCGTTGTTCGGTGGTCGTATCGCTGAGGAAATGACTCTGGGGTTCGAGGGTGTCACCACCGGTGCGTCGAACGACATCATGCGGGCAACGCAGCTGGCTCGGAATATGGTCACCAAATGGGGCCTGTCGGAAAAGCTCGGACCGTTGATGTATGCCGAAGAGGAGGGCGAGGTGTTCCTTGGTCGCAGTGCTGGCAGTCAACATTCCAACGTGTCCGGGGAAACCGCGAAGCTGATTGATGAGGAAGTGCGCAGCATCATTGATCGCTGCTACGGCACGGCCAAGCAAATTCTGACTGACAACCGCGACAAGCTCGACACGATGGCTGAGGCGTTGATGAAGTACGAAACCATCGATGCGCCGCAGATCGACGACATCATGGCTGGGCGCACGCCGCGTGAGCCACGTGATTGGGAAGGTGGTTCGGGAGCATCCGGCACGCCGGTTGTTCCGGATGACAGTCGTCCGCAAACCCCGATCGGCGGCCCTGCTGGCGAGCACTAAGGTCGCGGATCTGGTGAGTTCACCAGCCAACATGATGGTCTGTAACCAGGAGGGGCGCATAGGCGCCCCTTCTGGTGTAAATTGTCCAGCCTGTTGCGCCATGGTGGTGCAGTCGGCGTGGGGCCCCTGGCTTGCGCGTCCGGCCTGAACGCTCAAGGCTTGTAAATGACCGATTCGTTTTTCCTCTCTCGACTTGTCTGCGGTGGTCGAGTGCTTGATCTATCCCGTCCCCAGGTGATGGGTATTCTCAATGTCACCCCTGACTCTTTCTCTGATGGTGGCCGCTTCGCCGAGCGTGACGCAGCTGTACAGCATGCCGAGGCGATGGTGGCTGCTGGGGCTACGCTGATCGATATAGGCGGCGAGTCCACGCGACCCGGTGCACGTTCTATATCGCCTACCGAGGAGCTGGAGCGCGTTGCGCCAGTCGTCGAAGCGGTCGCTCGAGAGCTGGATGTGGTGGTTTCGGTAGATACTTCTACACCTGCCGTTATCCGCGAATGCGCTCGTTTAGGTGCGGGATTGATCAACGATGTACGTGCACTGCAGCGCGACGGTGCGTTGGATGCGGCCGCTGATGCCGGCTTGCCGGTTTGTCTGATGCACATGCGTGGCGAGCCGGGCAATATGCAGGACGACCCCCGCTACGACGACGTGATTGATGAGGTCTGTTCATTTCTCGAGCAGCGAATGGCTGCCTGCGCTGCAGCGGGAATTCCCGCTGACCGGATAGTTCTTGATCCCGGCTTCGGCTTTGCCAAGACGCTGTCGCATAATCTTGTGCTGTTCCGGCACATGGAGGCCCTTCACCGTCTAGGTCGACCGTTATTGGTTGGCGTGTCGCGCAAGAGCATGGTCGGGGCGGTGCTGGGGCGCGCAGTCGATGGACGCATGTATGGCAGCCTGGCGCTGGCGGCCCTTGCCGTGAGCAAAGGCGCTCGGATCGTGCGCGTTCACGATGTTGCCGAGACAGTTGATGTGGTTCGAATGATTGCTGCAGTGCAGGCGGCGGAATAGGGAAGACAATATGACTAGAAAGTATTTCGGCACCGATGGCATTCGCGGTCACGTCGGGCAACCTCCGATCACGCCTGACTTTATGCTGAAGCTGGGTTGGGCCGCCGGCATGGCATTTCGCAAGCAGGGCAAGTGCCGGATTCTGATCGGCAAGGACACGCGGATCTCGGGTTACATGTTCGAATCGGCGCTGCAGGCGGGTTTGTCCGCAGCTGGCGCTGATGTGCTGTTACTGGGTCCCATGCCAACGCCGGCTGTCGCCTATCTGACGCGTACTTTCCATGCGGAGGCTGGCATCGTCATCAGTGCCTCCCACAACCCGCATCACGATAACGGCATCAAATTCTTCTCGGGCCGCGGCACCAAGCTTCCAGATGAAGTGGAGCTGATGATAGAGGAGCTGCTCGATGCGCCGATGACGGTGGTTGAGTCGGCCCAGCTGGGTAAGGCGTCGCGTATCAATGACGCAGCGGGACGCTACATCGAGTTCTGTAAAAGCAGTGTGCCTACCAGTACCGATTTTTCCGGATTGAAGCTGGTGGTCGATTGTGCGCATGGCGCGACCTATAAAGTCGCGCCCAGTGTCTTTCGTGAGCTGGGCGCTGAGGTGATAGTGATTGGCGCGCAGCCGGATGGGCTGAACATCAATGCTGATGTGGGTTCCACCCATGTTGGGCAGCTGCAGAAGGCCGTTGTGGAGCACGGCGCCGATCTGGGTATTGCCTTTGATGGTGATGGTGATCGGGTGATGATGGTCGATCACACGGGCGCCATGGTGGATGGTGACGAGTTGCTCTATATCATCGCTACTGACCTGCAGGAGCGGGATCGACTGTCCGGTGGGGTGGTGGGTACGCTGATGAGCAACCTTGGACTCGAGCTCGCCCTGAAGGCGCGGGAAATCCCGTTCACGCGGGCCAAGGTCGGGGATCGTTATGTGATCGCAGAAATGCTTGATCGGGGCTGGGCTTTGGGCGGTGAGAATTCCGGGCATATCGTCTGTGCTCAGCACACCACTACGGGCGATGCGATCATTGCGGCGTTGCAGGTCGTGCTGGCGCTTCGTCGGCGCGAGCAAACGTTGGCTCAGGAGCGACTGGCGTGGCACAAGTGCCCTCAGGTACTGATCAATGTGCGTTTTGCTGGTGATCGGGACCCTATCTCGCACCCTAGCGTGCAGGCTGCTTGCGACAGTGTTACCGAGCGCATGGGGGGGCGAGGTCGCGTACTCTTGCGCAAGTCCGGCACCGAGCCGCTGGTGCGAGTCATGGTCGAGGGCGATGACGAAAGTCAGGTGCGCGGCATGGCGGAAGAGCTTGCCAAGGTTGTCACTGAAGTTTGTGCGTAATCGCGCTTGCCAGGTCGTTTTCTGTTGAGTAACATCTGCGCCCACTTTGACCGATGAGGTAAAGCATGCGTCGCCCCATGGTAGCTGGTAACTGGAAAATGAACGGTACCCGCGCTAGCGTCGCAGAGCTTATCGAGTCTCTCCGCTTGCAGACATTTCCTGCAGGCGTCGAAGTTGCGGTGTTCCCCTCCTGCCTGCATGTCTCTCAGGTTCTGGGTGGCATAGATGGCGAGCGTATTGCTGTCGGTTCCCAGGATTGTGCGGTGCAGAATGGCTTCGGGGCGCTAACCGGAGAGGTGTCAGCAGACCAGTTTACTGAGGTTGGCTGTGAGTGGGTTCTGGTTGGTCACTCCGAGCGTCGCCTGGTATTGGGTGAGACGGACGAGGTGGTCAGTCGCAAGTTTTTGGCAGCGCAGGAGGGTGGTTTGAAGCCTGTGCTGTGTTTGGGTGAAACGCTCGATGAGCGTGAGGCTGGCAAGACACTGGAAGTGGTCGGGCGTCAATTGGCGCAAGTGCTGGATGATCACGGTGTGTCGGCGTTCAAGTCTGCGGTGATTGCGTACGAGCCTGTATGGGCGATCGGTACTGGCTTGACCGCAACCCCTGAGCAGGCCCAGGAAGTACATGCTGCCATACGAGAGCAGTTGTCGCGTCAAGATCGCCAGATCGCCGAGGGCGTTAGGCTTTTGTACGGCGGCAGCGTCAAGGCGGACAATGCCGCTGAGCTATTCGCGATGACGGATATTGATGGGGGGCTGGTTGGTGGAGCCTCTCTGAAAGCGGATGAATTTGGCGCGATCTGTCGCGCCGCGGGGAACTGATCAGATGTTGCAGACTGTTGTGATTGTGGTGCATCTGCTGGTTGCTCTAGGTGTTGTTGCGCTGGTGCTGCTGCAGCAGGGCAAAGGTGCGGATGCTGGTGCTTCTTTCGGGTCGGGCGCTTCGGCTACCGTTTTCGGAAGCCAAGGTTCTGCTACCTTTCTGAGTCGTCTTACTGCTATACTGGCCGGCGTTTTTTTCCTGACTAGTCTCGGTTTGGCGTTCTTTGCAAAGCAGCAGGCTGATCAGTTGTCCCAGGCGGGGTTGCCGGATCCGGCGGTTTTGGAAGTGCCGGTAAGTAAGCCTGCTGTAGAAGATGTGCCGGTGCTCGAGCAGCGCAAGCCGGCAGATGCTGCGGGCGATCTGCCTGAAGTAGAAAAAGGGCAATAAGGTTTTTGCCGAGGTGGTGGAATTGGTAGACACGCTACCTTGAGGTGGTAGTGGCCATAGGCTGTAGGGGTTCGAGTCCCCTCCTCGGTACCAAACAAGCAGGCCCGCCTAGTGCGGGCTTTCTTGTGTTTTA
This region includes:
- the folP gene encoding dihydropteroate synthase, with amino-acid sequence MTDSFFLSRLVCGGRVLDLSRPQVMGILNVTPDSFSDGGRFAERDAAVQHAEAMVAAGATLIDIGGESTRPGARSISPTEELERVAPVVEAVARELDVVVSVDTSTPAVIRECARLGAGLINDVRALQRDGALDAAADAGLPVCLMHMRGEPGNMQDDPRYDDVIDEVCSFLEQRMAACAAAGIPADRIVLDPGFGFAKTLSHNLVLFRHMEALHRLGRPLLVGVSRKSMVGAVLGRAVDGRMYGSLALAALAVSKGARIVRVHDVAETVDVVRMIAAVQAAE
- the glmM gene encoding phosphoglucosamine mutase, whose translation is MTRKYFGTDGIRGHVGQPPITPDFMLKLGWAAGMAFRKQGKCRILIGKDTRISGYMFESALQAGLSAAGADVLLLGPMPTPAVAYLTRTFHAEAGIVISASHNPHHDNGIKFFSGRGTKLPDEVELMIEELLDAPMTVVESAQLGKASRINDAAGRYIEFCKSSVPTSTDFSGLKLVVDCAHGATYKVAPSVFRELGAEVIVIGAQPDGLNINADVGSTHVGQLQKAVVEHGADLGIAFDGDGDRVMMVDHTGAMVDGDELLYIIATDLQERDRLSGGVVGTLMSNLGLELALKAREIPFTRAKVGDRYVIAEMLDRGWALGGENSGHIVCAQHTTTGDAIIAALQVVLALRRREQTLAQERLAWHKCPQVLINVRFAGDRDPISHPSVQAACDSVTERMGGRGRVLLRKSGTEPLVRVMVEGDDESQVRGMAEELAKVVTEVCA
- the tpiA gene encoding triose-phosphate isomerase, encoding MRRPMVAGNWKMNGTRASVAELIESLRLQTFPAGVEVAVFPSCLHVSQVLGGIDGERIAVGSQDCAVQNGFGALTGEVSADQFTEVGCEWVLVGHSERRLVLGETDEVVSRKFLAAQEGGLKPVLCLGETLDEREAGKTLEVVGRQLAQVLDDHGVSAFKSAVIAYEPVWAIGTGLTATPEQAQEVHAAIREQLSRQDRQIAEGVRLLYGGSVKADNAAELFAMTDIDGGLVGGASLKADEFGAICRAAGN
- the secG gene encoding preprotein translocase subunit SecG; the encoded protein is MLQTVVIVVHLLVALGVVALVLLQQGKGADAGASFGSGASATVFGSQGSATFLSRLTAILAGVFFLTSLGLAFFAKQQADQLSQAGLPDPAVLEVPVSKPAVEDVPVLEQRKPADAAGDLPEVEKGQ